Proteins encoded in a region of the Isosphaeraceae bacterium EP7 genome:
- a CDS encoding TMEM14 family protein has protein sequence MISHHVAQLSLAIYGLLLAVGGYIGFRKAGSTASLRAGLIAGVLAFIGAGTVTDNGVLGLKFGAFVAGAMGIIFAIRLAKTKKFMPSGLLLGLSLVELLILLLAIL, from the coding sequence ATGATCTCGCATCACGTGGCGCAGTTGTCGCTGGCGATCTATGGCCTGCTCCTGGCGGTCGGAGGCTACATCGGGTTCCGCAAGGCGGGCAGCACGGCCTCGCTGCGGGCAGGCCTGATCGCCGGGGTCCTGGCGTTCATCGGCGCCGGGACGGTCACGGATAACGGGGTGCTCGGCCTGAAGTTCGGGGCGTTCGTCGCCGGGGCCATGGGCATCATCTTCGCCATCCGCCTGGCCAAGACGAAGAAATTCATGCCCAGCGGCCTGCTGCTGGGGCTCAGCCTCGTGGAACTCTTGATCCTGCTGCTGGCGATCCTGTAA
- a CDS encoding DUF1549 domain-containing protein: MTHRGRTKGWAGAAMLAAVLASAMAPAPADETTPPLKADVGAMPAADASADTPKPKLAAKKGVVPKGLDEAKKAARKAKRAKAKAEANKDKDQDGAKDEPAADPLAGRPPRVVTKPRIDAAQIDAMLEASLAGSKVKPAEPTSDIEFVRRAYLDLVGKLPTPAQVESFMHDRPGSRRDDLIAGLLSSKGFGENWARFWRDVIRSRAPQANAGRVRYDEFETWLAGQLNGGTPWDEIVGRMITSTGRVDEEGAASFILAENADPIELAGEVSRVFMGVQIQCAQCHDHRTDPWKREQFHEFAAFFAGTKARRATKPQEKPAVFEVISQPGVPRYTMPDLAEPTKLIPVKPKFFLASSEQAVPGNLKAHDRRVLAASYVTGQDNPWFARAYVNRVWAILMGEGFCMPVDDMGPGRKMKAGDVLDRLASEWQGGGYDVKWLFRTLMETKAYQRRIRSTASEAGRTTFAANCTSRLRSDQIFDSLAQVLGIDTTSRAFKQAANAEMKGGKGQAKGARLGGDPARALFNVTFGEDPSTPPDEVVGTIPQALVLMNGPMVNKGIAYRKTTAKGGSVLGEILDGSPTPHAALDRLYLRVLARRPTADEAKIFDRYLSQTGGNLPEAFEDLFWALLNSTEFLSRR; this comes from the coding sequence ATGACTCATCGCGGACGCACCAAAGGCTGGGCGGGGGCGGCGATGCTGGCGGCGGTCCTCGCCTCGGCGATGGCCCCGGCACCCGCCGACGAAACCACCCCCCCGCTGAAGGCCGATGTAGGCGCCATGCCCGCCGCCGACGCCTCGGCCGACACCCCCAAGCCGAAGCTTGCTGCCAAGAAAGGCGTCGTCCCCAAGGGTCTGGACGAGGCCAAGAAAGCGGCGAGGAAGGCCAAGCGGGCCAAGGCCAAGGCCGAGGCGAACAAGGACAAGGATCAGGACGGCGCGAAGGACGAGCCGGCCGCCGATCCCCTGGCCGGCCGGCCCCCCCGGGTCGTGACCAAGCCGCGGATCGATGCCGCGCAGATCGACGCGATGCTGGAGGCCTCGCTGGCGGGCTCGAAGGTCAAGCCGGCCGAGCCGACCTCGGACATCGAGTTCGTGCGCAGGGCCTATCTCGACCTCGTCGGCAAGCTGCCGACCCCCGCGCAGGTCGAGTCGTTCATGCACGACCGCCCCGGCTCCAGGCGCGATGACCTGATCGCCGGCCTCCTCTCCAGCAAGGGGTTCGGCGAGAACTGGGCGCGGTTCTGGCGCGACGTCATCCGGTCCAGGGCCCCGCAGGCCAACGCGGGCCGGGTGCGGTACGACGAGTTCGAGACCTGGCTGGCGGGCCAGCTCAACGGCGGGACCCCCTGGGACGAGATCGTCGGCCGGATGATCACCTCCACCGGGCGGGTAGACGAAGAAGGGGCCGCCTCGTTCATCCTGGCCGAGAACGCCGACCCGATCGAGCTTGCCGGCGAGGTCTCCCGCGTCTTCATGGGCGTGCAGATCCAGTGCGCCCAGTGCCACGACCACCGGACCGACCCCTGGAAGCGCGAGCAGTTCCACGAGTTCGCCGCCTTCTTCGCCGGCACCAAGGCCAGGCGCGCCACCAAGCCGCAGGAGAAGCCCGCCGTCTTCGAGGTGATCTCCCAGCCCGGCGTCCCGCGCTACACCATGCCCGACCTGGCCGAGCCCACCAAGCTGATCCCGGTGAAGCCCAAGTTCTTCCTGGCCTCCTCGGAGCAAGCGGTCCCGGGCAACCTGAAGGCCCACGACCGCAGGGTGCTGGCCGCCAGCTACGTGACCGGCCAGGACAACCCCTGGTTCGCCCGCGCCTACGTCAACCGGGTCTGGGCCATCCTGATGGGCGAGGGGTTCTGCATGCCGGTCGACGACATGGGCCCCGGCCGCAAGATGAAGGCCGGCGACGTGCTCGACCGCCTCGCCTCCGAATGGCAAGGGGGGGGCTACGACGTGAAGTGGCTCTTCCGCACCCTGATGGAGACCAAGGCCTACCAGCGCCGGATCAGGTCCACCGCCAGCGAGGCCGGCCGCACGACGTTCGCCGCCAACTGCACCAGCCGGCTCCGGTCCGACCAGATCTTCGACTCGCTGGCCCAGGTCCTGGGAATTGACACCACCAGCCGCGCCTTCAAGCAGGCCGCCAACGCCGAGATGAAGGGGGGCAAGGGGCAGGCCAAGGGGGCCAGGCTGGGCGGAGACCCCGCGCGTGCCCTGTTTAATGTCACCTTCGGCGAAGACCCCTCCACCCCGCCCGACGAGGTCGTCGGCACCATCCCGCAGGCCCTCGTGCTGATGAACGGGCCGATGGTCAACAAGGGGATCGCTTACCGCAAGACGACCGCCAAGGGGGGCAGCGTCCTGGGCGAGATCCTGGACGGCTCGCCCACCCCGCACGCCGCGCTCGACCGGCTCTACCTGCGGGTGCTGGCCCGCC